In the genome of Hymenobacter taeanensis, one region contains:
- the hemE gene encoding uroporphyrinogen decarboxylase codes for MLKNDLLLRAARGEETERTPVWLMRQAGRILPEYRALRARLSGFKELVETPDLAAEVTIQPVDVLDVDAAIIFSDILVVPEAMGLTYEMVEARGPLFPETIKTVQDVARMRVADPEEHLGYVLEAIRVTKRALNGRVPLIGFAGAPWTILAYMVEGHGSKTFSKARRMLYAEPELAHQLLRKITDTTIAYLQAQVQAGANIVQVFDSWAGILPPAHYQEFSTRYIAEICQAIPDVPVTVFAKGAFWAVEDFAQLPCRTIGLDWNQDARAVRPLVGDKTLQGNLDPCALYGTPAQVRAATIAMLDQFGPHRHIANLGHGVYPDTNPDNVKVFIETVKEYSPKLR; via the coding sequence ATGCTGAAGAACGACCTCCTCCTCCGTGCCGCCCGTGGCGAAGAAACCGAGCGTACCCCCGTGTGGCTCATGCGCCAGGCTGGCCGCATCCTCCCCGAATATCGTGCCCTGCGGGCCCGCTTGAGCGGTTTTAAAGAGCTGGTAGAAACGCCAGATTTAGCGGCTGAAGTCACCATTCAACCCGTTGATGTCCTAGACGTGGATGCTGCCATCATCTTCTCTGATATTCTGGTGGTACCCGAGGCCATGGGCCTGACCTACGAGATGGTAGAGGCCCGCGGCCCCCTGTTCCCGGAAACCATCAAAACGGTGCAGGATGTAGCGCGCATGCGCGTAGCTGACCCCGAGGAACACCTGGGCTACGTGCTGGAGGCCATTCGCGTAACCAAGCGCGCCCTTAATGGCCGGGTGCCGCTCATCGGTTTTGCCGGCGCCCCCTGGACGATCCTGGCCTACATGGTAGAGGGCCACGGCTCCAAAACCTTCAGTAAAGCGCGCCGCATGCTCTACGCCGAGCCGGAGCTGGCGCACCAGCTGCTGCGCAAAATCACGGATACTACCATTGCCTACCTGCAGGCGCAAGTGCAAGCCGGAGCCAATATTGTACAGGTCTTCGATTCGTGGGCAGGTATTCTGCCGCCGGCCCATTACCAGGAGTTCAGCACCCGCTACATTGCCGAAATCTGCCAGGCCATTCCCGATGTGCCCGTTACGGTATTTGCCAAAGGCGCTTTCTGGGCCGTGGAAGACTTCGCTCAACTCCCCTGCCGCACCATCGGGCTTGATTGGAACCAGGATGCCCGCGCCGTGCGCCCCCTGGTAGGCGACAAAACCCTGCAGGGCAACCTCGACCCTTGCGCCCTCTACGGTACCCCTGCACAAGTTCGTGCCGCTACCATTGCCATGCTCGACCAGTTCGGGCCGCACCGCCACATCGCTAACCTAGGCCACGGCGTGTACCCCGACACCAACCCCGACAACGTGAAGGTGTTCATTGAAACAGTAAAGGAATACAGCCCAAAGCTGCGCTAA
- a CDS encoding MarC family protein → MEILLATFTTLFSVVNPFSAMPVFLTMTEDDTPAHRGSIALRACIYMIGVLAVSFFAGQYVLNFFGINIHHLRIAGGILLMRSAFDLLTPGGNRSKVSDATLDESRHKDDISFTPLAMPMLSGPGSMAVCIGLFTEKLSYIDMGMIVIGFALVALAAYTILMSSLRLTRFLGRPGMAALARIMGFITLAIGVNFLATAIAALFPGLSR, encoded by the coding sequence ATGGAGATACTGCTTGCCACCTTTACCACCTTGTTCTCGGTCGTGAATCCCTTCAGCGCCATGCCCGTGTTCCTGACCATGACGGAGGACGACACGCCGGCGCACCGAGGAAGCATTGCGCTGCGGGCCTGTATTTACATGATTGGGGTGCTGGCCGTTTCCTTTTTCGCGGGCCAGTACGTGCTGAATTTCTTCGGCATCAACATTCACCATCTGCGCATCGCGGGCGGTATTTTGCTTATGCGCTCAGCTTTCGACCTGCTCACGCCCGGCGGCAACCGCAGCAAAGTATCTGATGCCACCCTCGACGAAAGCCGCCACAAGGACGATATCAGCTTCACGCCCCTGGCTATGCCTATGCTCTCGGGGCCCGGCTCCATGGCCGTGTGCATTGGCCTATTCACAGAAAAGCTCAGCTACATCGATATGGGGATGATTGTGATTGGCTTCGCCCTGGTAGCGCTGGCGGCATACACTATTCTGATGTCGTCGTTGCGCCTGACGCGCTTTTTGGGCCGCCCCGGCATGGCTGCCCTGGCCCGCATTATGGGCTTTATTACGCTGGCCATTGGGGTAAACTTTTTGGCCACGGCCATTGCCGCGTTGTTTCCGGGGCTGAGCCGGTAG
- the purE gene encoding 5-(carboxyamino)imidazole ribonucleotide mutase: MSTTLPASSPADVSPLADTPLVGIVMGSQSDLKIMSAAAEFLRQFNVPYEITLVSPHRTPHRLIEYGETARKRGLRVIIAGGGGAAHLPGMLAAFTTLPVIGVPINSVTSLHGLDSILSMLQMPAGVPVATVALDGAANAAVLATEILAISNARLADVLEKYRTSLKDKVMRTIEELRKGGFSDD; this comes from the coding sequence ATGAGCACAACTCTTCCCGCTTCTTCCCCGGCCGATGTAAGCCCCCTTGCCGATACCCCGCTGGTGGGCATCGTTATGGGCTCACAGTCAGACCTCAAAATCATGTCGGCCGCCGCTGAGTTTCTGCGGCAATTTAACGTGCCCTATGAGATTACACTGGTGTCGCCGCACCGCACCCCGCACCGCCTGATTGAGTATGGCGAAACCGCGCGCAAGCGGGGCCTGCGCGTAATTATTGCCGGTGGCGGGGGCGCCGCCCATCTGCCGGGCATGCTGGCCGCCTTTACCACCCTTCCCGTAATTGGGGTGCCCATTAACTCCGTCACTTCCCTGCACGGCCTAGATTCCATCCTGTCGATGCTGCAGATGCCGGCGGGGGTGCCCGTGGCTACTGTGGCACTGGATGGGGCGGCCAACGCCGCGGTGCTGGCCACGGAAATTCTGGCCATCAGCAACGCCCGATTGGCCGATGTCCTGGAAAAATACCGGACTTCCCTGAAGGATAAAGTGATGCGCACGATTGAAGAGCTGCGTAAGGGTGGCTTTAGTGACGACTAA
- a CDS encoding endonuclease/exonuclease/phosphatase family protein produces the protein MATLLPLLRETAWWIRIFDFPRLQIVAVSLLCVVAGLLLGWHQVADHWGLVLLVALGAAVIYQSIRILPYTPLMRKQVGDSTLKDGKRHLSLAVMNVLQYNKEGAKALAALQKADPDVIMAVETDDWWYEQLKPLEKTHPYTCHEPLDNTYGLLFFSRLPLQNCQIKYLLDDDVPSLHTRVQLPDGKTWVRLFGLHPKPPAPAESKTSTKRDAELLLVGKEIEQKEEPTVVFGDMNDVAWSHTSELFRRISGLMDPRVGRGLLPTFHADYSLLRWPLDHVFVSADFKVDDMERLPYVGSDHFPIYIKLSYEPHDKQEQEENQEQADAEDHQEANEKIREGFEEETEEELEEAAAEKTQKELAT, from the coding sequence ATGGCCACGCTTTTACCCTTGCTGCGCGAAACAGCCTGGTGGATCAGAATATTTGACTTTCCGCGCCTGCAAATTGTAGCCGTTTCTCTGCTCTGCGTGGTGGCCGGGTTGCTGCTGGGCTGGCACCAGGTAGCTGACCATTGGGGGCTGGTGCTGTTGGTTGCTTTGGGCGCAGCGGTCATCTACCAAAGCATCCGCATTTTGCCCTACACGCCGCTCATGCGCAAACAGGTGGGCGACAGTACCCTAAAGGATGGCAAACGCCACCTGAGCCTGGCCGTGATGAATGTGCTGCAGTATAATAAGGAGGGGGCAAAAGCTCTGGCCGCTCTACAGAAGGCTGACCCCGACGTAATTATGGCGGTAGAAACCGATGATTGGTGGTATGAGCAGCTAAAGCCACTGGAAAAAACGCACCCCTACACCTGCCACGAGCCCTTAGATAATACGTATGGCTTGTTGTTCTTTTCGCGTTTGCCCCTGCAAAACTGCCAGATCAAGTATCTGCTGGATGATGATGTGCCCTCACTGCACACGCGCGTGCAGCTGCCTGATGGCAAAACCTGGGTTCGGCTGTTTGGGCTGCACCCTAAGCCGCCAGCACCCGCCGAGTCTAAAACCAGTACCAAGCGCGACGCCGAGCTGCTGCTGGTAGGCAAGGAGATTGAGCAGAAGGAAGAGCCCACTGTGGTATTCGGGGACATGAACGATGTGGCCTGGTCACACACCTCTGAGCTCTTTCGGCGCATTAGTGGCCTCATGGACCCCCGCGTGGGCCGCGGCCTGCTGCCCACCTTCCACGCCGATTACTCTCTGCTGCGCTGGCCCCTCGACCACGTGTTTGTGTCGGCTGACTTTAAGGTAGACGATATGGAGCGCCTGCCCTACGTGGGCTCCGACCATTTTCCCATCTACATCAAGCTGAGCTACGAGCCCCACGATAAGCAGGAGCAAGAGGAAAACCAAGAGCAGGCTGATGCAGAAGACCACCAGGAAGCCAACGAAAAAATAAGAGAAGGCTTCGAGGAAGAGACCGAAGAGGAGCTGGAAGAAGCCGCCGCAGAGAAAACGCAGAAGGAACTTGCCACCTAA
- a CDS encoding FAD-dependent monooxygenase: MADFLIVGAGIGGLTTAHALLGLGHTVRVYEATPELRETGAGVVIGANAMRALHQLGLHDAVRAHGTPVLYLNLLDQQGRLLQAADTSAFTQKLGFDNVGIHRVALQQELLRHLPAGTVVLGKPFERFEEAPTGLTVHFTDGTTATADFLIGTDGLRSRVRRQLLPETAPRYAGYTCWRAIVDASRLQLPLGESAEIWGEKGRRFGYVPVGGGRVYWFACLNSPEPQNPRYRAYRVTDLQQEFARFPAPVPALLSLTRPDQLLWNDILDLKPLRHLAYGRVLLLGDAGHATTPNMGQGAGMALEDAAELATCLAATSSPVAAFRRFEQRRLPRTTRIVQTSWRLGQVGQWENPLLTGLRNSIMRLLPAAVSRSQMAWLYEAPVA, encoded by the coding sequence ATGGCAGATTTTCTTATTGTTGGAGCCGGCATTGGCGGACTCACCACTGCTCATGCGCTGCTGGGCCTAGGCCACACGGTGCGCGTATATGAAGCCACTCCGGAGTTGCGTGAAACAGGAGCCGGAGTGGTAATAGGTGCTAATGCCATGCGGGCGCTGCACCAACTAGGTCTCCACGATGCGGTGCGGGCGCACGGCACACCCGTGCTATACCTAAACCTACTCGATCAGCAAGGCCGCCTGCTGCAAGCCGCCGATACATCTGCCTTCACCCAAAAGCTGGGGTTCGATAATGTAGGAATTCACCGGGTGGCGCTGCAGCAAGAGCTGCTGCGCCATTTGCCCGCGGGTACCGTGGTACTGGGTAAACCTTTCGAGCGCTTTGAGGAAGCCCCGACTGGCCTAACCGTGCACTTTACTGATGGCACAACCGCCACAGCTGATTTTCTGATTGGGACCGATGGGCTCCGCTCCCGGGTACGGCGGCAACTACTGCCCGAAACGGCGCCGCGCTACGCCGGGTACACCTGCTGGCGGGCCATTGTTGACGCCTCCCGCCTGCAGCTCCCGCTGGGTGAGTCGGCAGAAATATGGGGTGAGAAAGGCCGGCGCTTTGGCTACGTACCAGTGGGTGGCGGCCGGGTGTACTGGTTTGCCTGCCTGAATAGCCCCGAGCCCCAGAATCCCAGGTACCGGGCGTACCGTGTAACCGATTTGCAGCAGGAATTTGCCCGGTTTCCGGCGCCTGTACCGGCCCTGCTTAGCCTCACCCGCCCCGACCAGCTCCTCTGGAATGATATTCTGGACCTAAAGCCGCTCCGCCACCTGGCCTACGGCCGCGTGCTTCTGCTGGGTGATGCCGGCCACGCCACCACGCCTAACATGGGCCAGGGAGCCGGCATGGCTCTGGAAGATGCGGCCGAGCTGGCCACCTGCCTGGCCGCCACCTCCAGCCCCGTGGCGGCATTCCGGCGGTTTGAGCAGCGCCGCTTGCCGCGCACTACGCGCATTGTGCAAACCTCCTGGCGCCTGGGTCAGGTAGGCCAGTGGGAAAACCCCTTGCTCACTGGCCTACGCAACTCTATCATGCGCCTCCTCCCCGCTGCTGTTAGCCGAAGCCAGATGGCGTGGCTGTATGAAGCCCCCGTTGCATGA
- a CDS encoding efflux RND transporter periplasmic adaptor subunit, with amino-acid sequence MKRRFVLMCVGLGVLYSATSCSEKKEEKEEQVKYLVTSAWQKDTTITKEYVSQIHAYQHIEVRALEKGYLQKIYVDEGQHVQQGQLMFQIMPMVYKAELQKSKAEASYVNLEYQNTKQLADKNVVSKNELALAQAKLDKANAEVGLAKTHLDFTTIRAPFSGMMDHFQARLGSLVDEGDLLTTLSDNSKMWVYFNVPEAEYLSYKAHARNEDETKVNLKMANNEVFQYPGVVQTIEADFNNETGNIAFRATFPNPKGLLRNGETGSVLMTVPLKNALIIPQKATFEVLEKKFVYVVDKNNVVHQKEVTVASEMPQLYIISGGLAASDKIMLEGIRKVKDGDKISFTYQDPKVVASHLKVYSE; translated from the coding sequence ATGAAAAGAAGGTTCGTGCTCATGTGTGTGGGCTTGGGCGTCTTGTATTCCGCTACAAGCTGCTCAGAAAAAAAAGAAGAAAAAGAAGAACAGGTTAAATACCTGGTTACCAGTGCTTGGCAGAAGGACACGACCATCACCAAGGAGTATGTGTCGCAGATTCACGCCTACCAGCACATTGAGGTGCGGGCGCTGGAGAAAGGTTACCTCCAGAAGATTTACGTGGATGAAGGCCAGCACGTGCAGCAGGGTCAGCTCATGTTCCAGATTATGCCCATGGTCTACAAAGCCGAGCTGCAGAAGTCGAAAGCAGAGGCCAGCTATGTAAATCTGGAGTATCAGAACACCAAGCAGCTAGCCGATAAGAACGTAGTTTCCAAAAACGAGCTAGCGCTGGCCCAAGCTAAGCTAGATAAGGCAAACGCCGAAGTAGGCCTGGCCAAAACCCACCTCGATTTCACCACCATTCGGGCCCCGTTCAGCGGCATGATGGACCATTTTCAGGCCCGGTTGGGTAGCCTGGTGGATGAAGGCGACCTGCTGACCACCCTCTCCGACAACAGCAAGATGTGGGTGTACTTCAACGTACCGGAGGCAGAGTACTTGTCCTACAAAGCGCACGCGCGTAACGAGGACGAAACCAAGGTTAACCTGAAGATGGCCAATAACGAGGTATTTCAGTACCCCGGCGTGGTGCAAACCATTGAGGCTGACTTTAATAACGAAACTGGCAACATCGCCTTCCGAGCCACTTTCCCCAACCCCAAAGGGCTGCTGCGAAACGGCGAAACGGGCAGTGTGCTCATGACGGTGCCCCTGAAGAACGCCCTCATTATACCCCAAAAAGCCACGTTCGAAGTTCTGGAAAAGAAGTTCGTGTACGTGGTAGACAAGAACAATGTGGTTCACCAGAAAGAAGTAACGGTGGCGTCAGAAATGCCCCAACTGTACATTATTTCAGGTGGCCTAGCCGCCTCCGACAAGATCATGTTGGAGGGTATCCGGAAAGTGAAGGATGGCGACAAAATCAGCTTCACCTACCAAGATCCCAAGGTGGTAGCCTCGCACTTAAAAGTGTATTCTGAATAG
- a CDS encoding efflux RND transporter permease subunit — protein sequence MFSRFLRRPVFAIVISVVIMFLGVLAIKTLPNSQFPEISPPMVMVSTAYPGASAKVLTESVLIPLEQAINGVPGMKYMTSDAVSAGEANIQIVFNLGTDPEQAVVNVNTRIAQILNRLPVLVQREGVVVNRVVPNMLMYVNLYSKDKNTDMRYLFNYAGVNMLPEIQRIDGIGRASILGSRQYAMRVWLKPDRMRAYNLSVDDVMEALNDQSVIGSPGRIGRSDGKEASALEYVLTYKGRFNDVEEYKNVIIKANANGETLRLKDVANVELGSEFYDIYSNLDGYPSAAIMLKQTYGSNASDVIKSVKAKLEELKKTMPPGMDYKISYDVSNFLDASTENVIHTLRDAFILVAIVVFLFLGDWRSTLIPIIAVPVSLVGAFIAMQAFGMTINMITLFALVLAIGIVVDDAIVVVEAVHAKMEEKHLSPYGAVREVVGEISGAIIAITILMTAVFVPVAFMSGPVGIFYRQFSITMASSIVISGIVALTLTPVLCAMILKNNHGQARKKTPINQFIDWFNRGFERLTGRYTNILEKVVDRRVFTFGILIAFGFGIFGISSTLPSGFIPAEDQGMLYAIIQTPPGSTLERTNALSQQLSKLAEKVPGIESISSLAGYEVLTEGRGSNAGTLLISLKPWEERKESVHDIVMNLEEKAKDIPGATIEFFEPPAVPGYGAAGGFQLQLLDKTATGDYKALEKVNEDFMAELKKRKELAGLFTFFSANYPQYELQIDNQLAMQKGVSIGNAMNTLSIMIGSTYELGFIKYQRFFKVFVQASPEYRRLPKDVLDMWVKNDKGEMVPLSAFMKIVKSQGANEINRYNMYPTASIRGDAAAGYSSGEAIKAVQEVAAKTLPRGYDIDWGGLSKDEVSRGNEAIYIFLVVIVFVYLVLAAQYESFLLPLAVILSLPAGIFGSFLLIKTMGLANNIYAQVGLVMLVGLLGKNAVLIVEFAVQKHEEGMSVRDAAIEGAKVRFRPILMTSFAFIAGLIPLVLAHGAGAIGNRTIGTSALGGMLFGTIFGVIIVPGLYYIFGTLAAGRKLIGDENEHPLSEFEPHVLVEEHA from the coding sequence ATGTTTAGTAGATTCCTTCGTAGGCCAGTGTTTGCCATCGTTATATCGGTGGTAATCATGTTCCTGGGTGTTCTGGCCATCAAAACCCTCCCCAACTCTCAGTTCCCGGAGATTTCGCCGCCCATGGTTATGGTGAGCACGGCGTACCCGGGCGCCAGCGCCAAGGTGCTTACCGAATCGGTGCTTATCCCGTTGGAGCAGGCCATTAACGGTGTGCCCGGCATGAAGTACATGACTTCTGACGCCGTTTCGGCTGGTGAGGCCAACATTCAGATCGTGTTCAACCTGGGCACCGACCCCGAGCAGGCGGTAGTAAACGTAAACACCCGTATTGCCCAGATCCTGAACCGCCTGCCGGTGCTGGTGCAGCGTGAAGGCGTGGTGGTAAACCGTGTGGTGCCGAACATGCTGATGTATGTTAACCTCTACAGCAAGGACAAGAATACCGACATGCGGTACTTGTTCAACTATGCCGGGGTAAATATGCTGCCCGAAATCCAGCGTATCGACGGTATTGGTCGGGCCAGCATCCTGGGTTCTCGCCAGTACGCCATGCGCGTGTGGCTGAAGCCCGACCGTATGCGGGCCTACAACCTCTCCGTGGATGACGTGATGGAGGCTCTCAACGACCAGAGCGTGATCGGCTCGCCGGGGCGTATTGGCCGCTCCGACGGTAAAGAGGCCTCGGCGCTGGAATACGTGCTAACCTATAAGGGGCGTTTTAACGATGTAGAGGAGTATAAGAACGTTATCATCAAGGCCAACGCCAACGGTGAAACGCTCCGCCTCAAGGACGTGGCCAACGTGGAACTAGGGTCGGAGTTTTACGACATCTACTCCAACCTCGATGGCTACCCCTCGGCGGCCATCATGCTGAAGCAGACCTACGGCTCAAACGCTAGTGATGTAATCAAGAGCGTGAAAGCCAAGCTGGAGGAGCTGAAGAAAACCATGCCTCCTGGCATGGACTACAAAATCAGCTACGACGTATCGAATTTCCTCGATGCCTCCACCGAAAACGTAATTCACACCCTGCGTGACGCCTTTATTCTGGTGGCCATTGTGGTGTTCCTGTTCCTCGGCGACTGGCGCTCCACGCTTATCCCGATTATTGCGGTGCCGGTGTCATTGGTGGGGGCGTTCATCGCCATGCAGGCCTTCGGCATGACCATCAACATGATTACGCTCTTCGCCCTGGTACTGGCAATTGGTATCGTGGTCGATGATGCCATTGTGGTGGTGGAAGCCGTGCACGCCAAAATGGAAGAGAAACACCTTTCGCCCTACGGCGCGGTGCGTGAGGTAGTAGGCGAAATCAGCGGCGCTATTATCGCCATTACCATTCTGATGACGGCTGTATTCGTGCCGGTGGCCTTCATGAGCGGCCCGGTGGGTATTTTCTACCGTCAGTTCTCCATCACCATGGCCTCGTCTATCGTCATCTCGGGTATTGTGGCCCTGACGCTGACGCCGGTGCTGTGCGCCATGATTCTGAAGAACAACCACGGTCAGGCTCGCAAGAAAACCCCTATAAATCAGTTCATCGATTGGTTTAACCGTGGGTTTGAGCGCCTGACCGGCCGCTATACCAATATCCTGGAAAAGGTAGTTGACCGCCGGGTATTCACCTTTGGTATCCTGATTGCCTTTGGCTTCGGCATCTTTGGTATTTCCTCTACGCTGCCCTCGGGCTTTATCCCCGCTGAGGACCAGGGCATGCTCTACGCCATCATCCAGACGCCGCCCGGCTCAACGCTGGAGCGTACCAATGCACTGTCACAGCAGCTCTCGAAGCTCGCCGAGAAAGTCCCCGGCATCGAAAGCATTTCCTCGCTGGCCGGTTATGAGGTACTCACGGAGGGCCGCGGCTCGAACGCTGGTACGCTGCTGATCAGCCTTAAGCCGTGGGAAGAGCGCAAGGAGTCCGTTCACGACATCGTGATGAACCTGGAGGAAAAGGCCAAGGATATCCCTGGCGCGACCATTGAGTTCTTCGAGCCACCAGCAGTACCCGGCTATGGCGCTGCGGGCGGTTTCCAGCTGCAGCTGCTTGATAAAACGGCCACCGGCGACTACAAGGCGCTAGAGAAAGTAAACGAGGACTTCATGGCCGAGCTGAAGAAGCGCAAAGAGCTGGCTGGCCTGTTCACGTTCTTCTCAGCGAACTATCCGCAGTATGAGCTGCAGATTGACAACCAGCTGGCCATGCAGAAAGGGGTGAGCATCGGCAATGCCATGAACACGCTCTCCATCATGATTGGCTCCACCTACGAGCTGGGCTTCATCAAGTATCAGCGCTTCTTTAAGGTGTTCGTGCAGGCCTCCCCGGAGTACCGCCGCTTGCCCAAGGACGTGCTGGACATGTGGGTGAAGAACGACAAAGGCGAAATGGTGCCGCTTTCGGCCTTCATGAAGATTGTGAAGAGCCAGGGCGCCAACGAAATTAACCGCTACAACATGTACCCCACGGCTTCTATCCGCGGCGATGCAGCGGCGGGCTACAGCTCGGGTGAGGCCATTAAGGCCGTGCAGGAAGTGGCAGCCAAAACCTTGCCCCGCGGCTATGACATTGACTGGGGTGGTTTGTCGAAAGATGAGGTATCGCGCGGTAATGAGGCTATCTACATCTTCCTTGTGGTTATCGTGTTCGTGTACTTGGTACTGGCCGCTCAGTACGAAAGCTTCTTGCTGCCACTAGCGGTAATCTTGTCTTTACCCGCGGGTATCTTCGGCTCATTCCTGCTGATTAAAACCATGGGTCTGGCCAACAACATCTACGCTCAGGTAGGCCTGGTAATGCTCGTAGGCCTGTTGGGTAAGAACGCGGTGTTGATTGTAGAATTCGCGGTGCAGAAGCATGAGGAAGGTATGTCGGTGCGGGATGCGGCTATTGAGGGCGCTAAGGTGCGTTTCCGCCCCATCCTGATGACCTCCTTCGCCTTTATTGCCGGCCTGATTCCGCTGGTACTGGCCCACGGTGCCGGCGCTATCGGTAACCGCACCATTGGTACCTCAGCCCTCGGAGGTATGCTGTTCGGTACCATCTTCGGGGTAATCATCGTGCCCGGTCTGTACTACATCTTCGGCACCCTGGCCGCTGGCCGCAAGCTGATTGGGGATGAAAATGAACACCCTCTGTCAGAATTCGAGCCGCACGTATTAGTTGAAGAACATGCTTAA
- a CDS encoding TolC family protein gives MLKSRIYQGLTAACLALAVAGCKTPELVERKANRTVPASYGIAGIKDTVSTAAGQWKSFFTDPNLVALIDTALQRNQELNISLQEIQIARNEVQIRKGEYLPFVGLGAKAEAERPSRYTLQGATEEAINIKPEHRNPDPLQNYQIGAFASWEVDIWHKLRNSRKSAALRYLATVEGRNFTVTNLIAEIATSYYELLALDNQLAIVRQNIELQTNALELVRLQKESARTTELAVQRFEAQVHNTRSLQYNIQQRITETENRINFLVGRYPQPIIRNDASFNELVPMVVQTGVPAQLLQNRPDIRQAEQNLAAAKLDIQVARANFYPALRITGGAGFGAFKPGLIFSTPESMLYSLAGDLVAPLVNRNGIKAVYGNATAAQIQAAYNYERTILNAYVEVANQLASINNLAKSYNEKAQAVQALNQSSTISNSLFRSARADYTEVLFTQRDALESKFDLIETKMQQLNASVNVYRALGGGWK, from the coding sequence ATGCTTAAGAGTCGCATATATCAAGGCCTGACTGCCGCTTGTTTGGCCTTGGCCGTAGCTGGGTGTAAAACGCCGGAGCTAGTAGAAAGAAAAGCAAACCGCACTGTGCCGGCCAGCTATGGCATTGCCGGCATAAAAGACACGGTCAGTACGGCGGCGGGCCAGTGGAAAAGCTTTTTCACTGACCCTAACCTGGTAGCCCTCATTGACACCGCGCTGCAACGCAATCAGGAGCTGAACATCTCGCTGCAGGAAATTCAAATTGCCCGCAATGAGGTTCAAATCCGGAAAGGGGAGTACCTGCCCTTCGTAGGCCTGGGTGCCAAAGCCGAAGCCGAGAGGCCTAGCCGCTATACGCTGCAGGGCGCGACGGAAGAAGCCATCAACATCAAGCCCGAGCACCGCAACCCCGACCCATTGCAGAACTACCAGATTGGCGCCTTTGCCAGCTGGGAAGTGGATATCTGGCATAAACTGCGCAACTCGCGGAAGTCGGCGGCCCTGCGCTACCTGGCTACAGTAGAAGGCCGCAACTTCACAGTAACCAACCTGATTGCCGAAATTGCCACCTCGTACTACGAGCTCTTGGCCCTCGACAACCAGCTGGCTATTGTGCGCCAGAACATTGAGCTGCAAACCAACGCCCTTGAGCTGGTGCGGTTGCAGAAGGAGTCGGCCCGCACCACGGAGCTGGCCGTGCAGCGTTTTGAGGCGCAAGTACACAATACTCGCAGCCTGCAGTACAATATTCAGCAGCGCATTACGGAAACCGAGAACCGGATTAACTTCCTGGTAGGCCGGTATCCGCAGCCTATTATTCGCAACGACGCGTCGTTTAATGAGCTGGTGCCCATGGTGGTGCAGACGGGGGTTCCGGCCCAGCTATTGCAAAACCGCCCCGATATTCGGCAGGCGGAGCAGAATCTGGCTGCGGCGAAGCTGGATATTCAGGTGGCACGAGCCAACTTCTACCCAGCCCTCCGCATAACGGGCGGTGCTGGCTTCGGGGCTTTCAAGCCCGGCCTGATCTTCTCCACGCCTGAGTCTATGCTGTACTCGTTGGCTGGTGATTTGGTAGCTCCCCTGGTAAACCGTAATGGCATTAAAGCCGTGTACGGCAACGCCACCGCTGCCCAAATTCAGGCCGCTTACAACTACGAGCGCACCATCCTGAACGCCTACGTGGAAGTAGCCAACCAGCTAGCCAGTATCAATAACCTGGCAAAGAGCTACAATGAGAAGGCGCAAGCCGTGCAGGCCCTGAATCAGTCGAGCACCATCTCCAACAGCCTCTTTCGCTCGGCCCGCGCCGACTATACCGAAGTGCTCTTCACCCAACGTGATGCCTTAGAATCGAAATTCGACCTGATCGAAACCAAGATGCAACAGCTCAACGCCTCGGTGAACGTGTACCGAGCCCTGGGTGGCGGCTGGAAATAA